The Brevibacillus choshinensis genome includes the window GTTCCGAATTAGACCATCGAGGTATTCGCATCGCACAGGTAAGCGCGTAAGAGCAGATGCAAGTTTGGCCACTTGGAGCATATTGTCATAAGAATGAAAAGCCATCCCCCCGACGACGGAGGATGGCTTTTTCTGTGCAAGAAAAGACTTACTTGGAGCTGATAAATTCCATCATTGTAATTCCATCGATGGGAGTTTCCTTTGCGAGGAGAGTCTCTGGTAGATAGAAATAGACGGGGCCCTTTTCGCGAATCGGCTTGCCATCTTTTGCAAATTGCAGGATCGCCCGTCTCGCCTCAGCAAGTGGCAGCTCGACAGGATCTTGGTCTTCACGGTGTAAACGGACATGAGTGACTTCTGGCAATGGCTCAGCGATCGTGATGAATGGGTCCAGACGAATGCCGTAATCCCCTTCCAGCACCTTGCGCTCCTGTGCCAGAGTCTTGCGTTCTGACGGCGGCTCTGACCCTTCACGAAGCTCCTTGTCCCATTGTGTGCCCGTACCTTGCAAGTACTTGGATTGTTTTTGCTCGACTGACTCATTCTCCTCGACGTACTCGCGGAGATCGAATTTGCGGTCGTCAAAAACCCAGACGGTTGGATCTAATGTGATGGGGAAGGATATGGCCCCTTTAAACACGATAACATCCGACATGAAGCATACCTCCGTGATCTATCAATCTCAACTCTCATTCTACTGCAAGTTCACGGAGAACGGCAAACCAATGCAATATAACGAAAATTTCAGAAAATGATCTAAAAATAATTGACACATTATTCGGAGTTTATATAATTATATTAAAATAATCGATCGCTTATATAAAGAGAGTGTACAATACTACCAATTTGTTCATTCGTTATTTCTTGGTTAAGGGAGTGGGTCTTCTGACGACCGTCCTGCGAAAAATGATGTCTCGAGTGCCCGTAGCAATCGTCAGCTATGCCGTTGTTTTCGTCGGAGTTCTCGGAAACCTCGCCTCAGATGCTGCCATGGTGATTATTCCTCCTCTGGGCCACCGCACGCGATTGTGTTCTTGGTGATCTGAATCATACAGATGGCGCTCTGGTACTTCCTTGATCTGCCGGTAGGCCCAGGTGTATATCCTCGCTAACCTAAAAAAGAGTCGCCCGATGGTGCGGCTCTTTTTTTTCTGTTCCCCACACTCATTCTTGGACAACTGCCAAAAAAGCGTATATTCTGAAAAAGAAGAACTTGACGAAAAGCGGGGTGGGTCATATGTACGATTTTGACAAACGGATTGATCGCACAGGAACCAATAGCGTGAAGTGGGAGACGACGAATCCTGATTTTAATGGAGACGGAATGCTGCCCTTGTGGGTGGCTGACATGGATTTCGCGTGTCCGCCAGCCGTGACGGAAGCACTCATCAAACGAGCGACGCATCCGATTTACGGCTATCCGATGAAGCAATCGGACTATTATCAAGCCCTGCAGGAATGGATCGCCAGGCGTTACGGTGTAAACGTCGAGGAGAGTTGGATGACCAGCGTAGCCGGGGTGGTCCCTGGCATTCACGTAGCGATTGATGCATTCACTGCACCTGCGGACAAGGTACTGATCCAGACTCCTGTGTATCATCCTTTTGCGATTGCAATCGAAAACCGAGGACGTCAGGTCGTACGGAGCAGCTTGATCGAAAACGAGGGACAGTACGAGATGGATTGGGACGACCTCGCACAAAAGCTCGCTGACGATCATGTCAAATTGATGATCTTGTGTAGTCCGCACAATCCAATCGGACGCGTCTGGACCAGACAGGAGCTGGAACGTCTGGGGAACTTGTGCGTGGAGCATGGAGTCATTGTCATTTCAGATGAAATTCACGCGGATCTCGTCTACGAAAAAGGCAGTCACATACCGCTTTATGCCTTGTCGCCTGAAGTCGCCAATCATAGCGTGACCTTCCATGCTGCTAGCAAGACGTTTAACTTAGCGGGTCTGTTTACTTCTTACATGCTCACTACGAATCAGCAGCTCTTGCGTGACTTCAACGGGATGGCATCCAAAATGGGGAATGAACATATTAACTTGTTTGGTATGGAGGCGGCAGTTGCTGCTTATCGACACGGGGAGGCATGGCTGGATGAACTGCTTGTCTACTTGCACAAAAACGCAGTGTATCTCCATGAGTATGTGACCAATCGATTACCTGAAGTATCGATGAACGTTCCCCAAGCGACGTACTTGGGGTGGATGGATTTCCGCAAGCTCGGGTTGAATCAAACCGAACTGAATCACTTGATCCGTAGGGAAGCCAAGCTTGGTCTGAACGATGGAATGGGGTTTGGCGCAGAAGGAGAGGGCTTCCAGCGAATCAACTTTGCTTGTCCGAGAGCGCTTTTGGTAGAGGCGATGGAGCGTCTGGAGCAGGCTATACACCGAAAATAGAAGGATCGGCTACGTGTTGTCGAGTTGCTTACACCAAGGGGAAATTCGTGCTTGAGTCGAGTGAGCACATTCCATAGACGTCTGCAATCCTCTGACATTTTTCCGAAGTTTGACAGAGAGATTTTTCCACTCTACAATTTGATCCATAGTGATCAAGTTGAAACTTCCAAAAAGGGGATTGCAGATGAACATCGAGCAAGCGACCAAACAATTGGAGCGACTGCGAAAGGAAGCCTCAACCTGTACAGGTACGGGGAAGGTGGCATCTTACATACCCGAATTGGCTAAAGAGGACCCTTGTCAGCTGGGTGTGAGCATCTGCATGCCGGACGGAACTATCCTGTCCGCAGGGGAAGTAAATAAGCCCTTTACTCTGCAGAGCATCTCCAAGATTTTTTCGTTGATTGTGGCCCTTTGCCAGAATGGCCACCAATACGTATTTGAACGAGTAGGCAAGGAGCCGACAGGAGATCCTTTCAACTCTATTATCAAGCTGGAGACGATCAAGCCACACAAGCCGTTAAATCCAATGATCAATGCTGGGGCAATCGCCGTAGCAGGGATGATTCAGGGGAAAAACGTGCAGGAACGGCTAGAATGCCTCTTGGATATGCTGCGCAAGATGACGGGGAATCCGAACATCCATGTGAACGAAGCGGTGTATTGCTCGGAAAAGAAAACAGCAGACCGCAATCGGGCACTTGCTTGGTTTTTGAAAGACAGCGGTGTTTTAACAGGAGACGTAGAGGAAACACTGGATTTGTATTTCCAGCACTGCTCCATCGAGGTGACAGCCACGGAAGTAGCGAGACTGGGCATGGTACTCGCAGCGGACGGGGTGGATGTATGCACGGGGGAAAGAGTGTTTCCAGCAGAAATCGCTCGTATTTGCAAGACGTTCATGGTAACCTGTGGAATGTACAACGCCTCAGGGGAATTTGCCATCGATGTCGGCATTCCCGCAAAAAGTGGAGTGGCAGGCGGGATTATGGCTACAGTTCCGCAACGAATGGGCATAGGAGTCTTCGGGCCTGCTCTGGACGAAAAAGGAAACTCGGTTGCCGGAGTCAAGCTGCTGGAGCTGCTTTCAAAAGAATGGAATCTTGGTATCTTTTAGCTTCTTACAGTTGTTGTTCCTTCTCCCCTTTTCAAATGGCGCAGAATCGCGTACTATGTATGATAAGGATGGAGGCAAACGGAGGGATAGGTTTTGACAGAAATTAAGGTTCCCGATCTGGAACAAAAAGCGCTAGCGTTGCTTCAAGCAGATGCGGACAAAATTTACAAGCTGATCGACGTACAGATGGAAAACCTGACCATGCCGCAGTGCCCACTGTATGAAGAAGTATTGGATACACAAATGTTCGGGCTCTCCCGTGAAGTAGAATATGCGGTTCGCCTGGGACTTATTGAAGAAGAGATTGGTCGGGAAATTATGGGTTCTTTGGAACGTAAGCTGGCCCATCTCCATGAACTGTATAACCAAAGGTAAAAGCGAGGAGAACAGCGATATTCCTCGCTTTTCATTTTGTCTGTAAATGGATGAAGTCAAGCTAAAAAAAGGGTTGCATATTATTTGAGTGTACATTACATTAATAGATATATTTTTCGATATTATTAAAATGCGTGGATAGAGACTAGTAAGCGGATCAACAACTTGTCAGGGAGAAGCTGCCATAGACTGAAAGCAGTTTTGAAGTGTGTACCGTGGAATTCACTCTGGAGCATTTGGGTCATTCCGTTACAAATGGCAGAGCGAGACAATCAGCTCGGAGTAGCTGATGTCTAAGTAGGGTGGTACCGCGAGAATGAATGAACTCGTCCCTTTTTGGGGCGGGTTTTTTTGTTTTTTTCAACTAGAGACACAGATGGAGGAGTGAAGGGAGTATGAAACAAACAGAGCAGTGGACGAGCAGGCTGGGCTTTATTCTGGCAGCGGCTGGTTCTGCTATTGGCCTGGGGGCGATTTGGAAGTTTCCCTATATCGTTGGAACGAGCGGTGGCGGCGCATTTTTTCTCTTGTTCCTGATTTTTACGATCGTAATCGGGCTTCCGCTATTGCTCGGGGAATTTACGATCGGGCGAAGCACACAAAAAGAGGCAGTTAGTGCATACAAAGCGATTGCTCCTGGTACTGTCTGGCATTGGATTGGACGTCTCGGTGTTGTTACGTGTTTTCTCTTGCTGTCGTTTTACAGTGTGGTAGGAGGCTGGATTCTCACCTACTTGGTGCGCGGTATCACAGGCCAGATTACCGGGCCTTCTTACGATCAGCTTTTTGGATCGGTTATCAGTAATCCTTTCGGCGCGGTTTTCGCTCAACTAGTATTCATGTTGATTACGGCTTGGGTAGTGGCGCGTGGGGTGCAGAGCGGGATTGAGTCTGCGAATAAGTATATGATGCCTGCCTTATTCATTCTTTTCCTCATTCTGATGGTTCGTTCTCTCACCTTGGACGGCGCGATGGAGGGTATCTCTTTCTTCTTGAGTCCAGACTTCTCCAAGTTGAGTGGGGAATCCATTTTATACGCGATGGGTCAATCCTTTTTCTCGCTTAGTGTCGGGGTATCCGTCATGGTGACCTACAGCTCCTATTTAGCGAAAAAGGAAAGCCTTGTACGTTCTGCGGGATCGATCGTAGGACTGAATCTGTTCGTTTCCCTGTTCGCGGGCTTGGCGATCTTCCCAGCTGTCTTTTCACTTGGAGTTGAGCCGACTGCAGGCCCTGGCTTACTCTTTATTGTCTTGCCTTCTGTTTTTGAGAAGATTGCGTTTGGCGGTCTGTTCTTATGGATTTTCCTAGCATTGTTCCTGTTTGCTACGTTGACCTCAGCGTTCTCTATGCTGGAAATCATCGTGGCTTCACTGGCAAAAGGAGACGAGAAAAAGCGCAAGCGCCTCTCCTGGCTGATCGGATTGCTTATCTTTATTTTTGGGATCCCGTCCGCATTGTCATTTGGCATCTTGAGTGAGTACACCATCTTTGGTAAATCGATTTTTGATGCCGTCGACTTTTTGGTTAGTAACATCTTGATGCCTCTCGGGGCTCTGCTCATTGCCGTGTTCGTGCCTTTAAAAATGAAACGGGAAACACTGATCCACGAATTGCAGGTGAAGTCTTCAGCCGGACGTAAGATGTTTGTCTTGTGGTTGTTTCTCCTCAAATACATGGCACCACTCGCGATCTTGTTTGTGTTTTTGAATATGCTCGGATTTGTATAGAAAGCTGTATGATCACGATCAAAAAAGGACTGCGAGGCAAAAAGCCTTGAGCAGTCCTTTTTTTGTTGCTAGCGTGGGATTACGCAAAGAAAAACGCTGTGCCCAGGATGATGTATACCGTCAGTAACAGCACGCCCTCAAACCAGTTCGTGGCGCCGTCTTTCGTAATGGAAATGGTGATGAAAGTTGCCACTCCGATTGCCGCCAGTTCATACGGAGTAAACACGATGTCCATCGGTTTGCCTAACAGGAGACTGACGAGTACGAGGGTAGGGGCGACAAACAGAGCGATTTGCAGGCTGGAGCCGATTGCGATCTCGACGGCAGCTCCGATTCTACCTTTCATAGCCAGGAGGAGTGCGGCACTGTGTTCTGCAGCGTTTCCGATAATGGCAATGACAAATGCACCAACGAACAGCTCAGACCAGCCCATAGATTGAGAGACATGCTGGACGCCGTGAACGAGCCATTCGGAGACGATGGCGACAAAGACCGTAGAGGTGGCGAGCATCAGAATGGAAATGCCTTTGGACCATACGGCTTCACTCTCATGCTCTTCGATGTCTGACAAAAAGTCACTGTGCGTGATCATCGAGAAAATCAGCCAGAGTAGATAGGCGATGATCAGGAGGACAGCGATTACGATGCTCAACGTCTCGATCTTGACTGGAGGCAATTCTCGCATGAAAACAGCGGGGATAAACAGGGCGACGATGGCAAGTGTCATGAGCGAAGCATTGTGACCGGCCAATTGTCTGTTGAACTTTTGCTCCTTGAATTTCAGTCCTCCCATAAGAACGCTGAGTCCCAGTACCAGCAGCATATTGCCGATGATCGCCCCGGTAATGGACGCTTTCACCATCTCAAACAGCCCTTCTTTTACAAGGAAAAAGGCAATGATGAGCTCAGCGGCGTTGCCGAAGGTAGCGTTGAGAAATCCACCGATTCGATCCCCCGCATAATGGGCTACATTCTCTGTCGACTTTCCCAGCCAGGCAGCCAAAAAAACAACACTGATGGCTGCAGTAATAAACTGAAACATTTCATTTTCCGTAAAGTAGTGGGCAAAGGCAGCCAGAAGAAAGGATAATCCAACCACTGTGAAAAATAGACGCAATTTCATACGGTCACCTCGGTTTATGTACTTTCAATCTGCAGGGAACAAAAACCCTACACAATTATTACCCTATTCACCCTATATTGCCATATCCCAAGTCCATGAGCCAATAGGTATAGAGTTCCTCATGTGGAAGAAACTAAACGGTGAACAATGAATGGGAGGTGGCAAACATGACAATGCCTTATTTGTGTCCGACATGTAAATCGAATCGCATGCGATTTACAGTGATTGAACAGACACCGCGCTATATGCGACTCGATCCGCAGTCAGGAGAAGTGGTTGCTGAGTTAACCGCTGACCAATTAGACCTGTTTCACAAGCCGTACAAGGGTGATGCTTACATGATCCAGTGTGGCGTTTGTGGAACGACTGAACCGGAAGAGAGATTCGTCAAAATGGCTCAGCACATGCAAAGTCAACGTTCCTAGGAGCATACGAGATGAGAAACAGGCACGGAGTCCGAGACTCGCGTGCCTGCTCTTGTTGAGCCTAGTTTTCAAATTAGCGGCAGAAAATATGACGTCCAATCTTTTTGA containing:
- the glsA gene encoding glutaminase A, which translates into the protein MNIEQATKQLERLRKEASTCTGTGKVASYIPELAKEDPCQLGVSICMPDGTILSAGEVNKPFTLQSISKIFSLIVALCQNGHQYVFERVGKEPTGDPFNSIIKLETIKPHKPLNPMINAGAIAVAGMIQGKNVQERLECLLDMLRKMTGNPNIHVNEAVYCSEKKTADRNRALAWFLKDSGVLTGDVEETLDLYFQHCSIEVTATEVARLGMVLAADGVDVCTGERVFPAEIARICKTFMVTCGMYNASGEFAIDVGIPAKSGVAGGIMATVPQRMGIGVFGPALDEKGNSVAGVKLLELLSKEWNLGIF
- a CDS encoding YlaN family protein; this encodes MTEIKVPDLEQKALALLQADADKIYKLIDVQMENLTMPQCPLYEEVLDTQMFGLSREVEYAVRLGLIEEEIGREIMGSLERKLAHLHELYNQR
- a CDS encoding sodium-dependent transporter, with translation MKQTEQWTSRLGFILAAAGSAIGLGAIWKFPYIVGTSGGGAFFLLFLIFTIVIGLPLLLGEFTIGRSTQKEAVSAYKAIAPGTVWHWIGRLGVVTCFLLLSFYSVVGGWILTYLVRGITGQITGPSYDQLFGSVISNPFGAVFAQLVFMLITAWVVARGVQSGIESANKYMMPALFILFLILMVRSLTLDGAMEGISFFLSPDFSKLSGESILYAMGQSFFSLSVGVSVMVTYSSYLAKKESLVRSAGSIVGLNLFVSLFAGLAIFPAVFSLGVEPTAGPGLLFIVLPSVFEKIAFGGLFLWIFLALFLFATLTSAFSMLEIIVASLAKGDEKKRKRLSWLIGLLIFIFGIPSALSFGILSEYTIFGKSIFDAVDFLVSNILMPLGALLIAVFVPLKMKRETLIHELQVKSSAGRKMFVLWLFLLKYMAPLAILFVFLNMLGFV
- a CDS encoding MalY/PatB family protein, producing MYDFDKRIDRTGTNSVKWETTNPDFNGDGMLPLWVADMDFACPPAVTEALIKRATHPIYGYPMKQSDYYQALQEWIARRYGVNVEESWMTSVAGVVPGIHVAIDAFTAPADKVLIQTPVYHPFAIAIENRGRQVVRSSLIENEGQYEMDWDDLAQKLADDHVKLMILCSPHNPIGRVWTRQELERLGNLCVEHGVIVISDEIHADLVYEKGSHIPLYALSPEVANHSVTFHAASKTFNLAGLFTSYMLTTNQQLLRDFNGMASKMGNEHINLFGMEAAVAAYRHGEAWLDELLVYLHKNAVYLHEYVTNRLPEVSMNVPQATYLGWMDFRKLGLNQTELNHLIRREAKLGLNDGMGFGAEGEGFQRINFACPRALLVEAMERLEQAIHRK
- a CDS encoding molybdopterin-binding protein, with amino-acid sequence MSDVIVFKGAISFPITLDPTVWVFDDRKFDLREYVEENESVEQKQSKYLQGTGTQWDKELREGSEPPSERKTLAQERKVLEGDYGIRLDPFITIAEPLPEVTHVRLHREDQDPVELPLAEARRAILQFAKDGKPIREKGPVYFYLPETLLAKETPIDGITMMEFISSK
- the cax gene encoding calcium/proton exchanger; this translates as MKLRLFFTVVGLSFLLAAFAHYFTENEMFQFITAAISVVFLAAWLGKSTENVAHYAGDRIGGFLNATFGNAAELIIAFFLVKEGLFEMVKASITGAIIGNMLLVLGLSVLMGGLKFKEQKFNRQLAGHNASLMTLAIVALFIPAVFMRELPPVKIETLSIVIAVLLIIAYLLWLIFSMITHSDFLSDIEEHESEAVWSKGISILMLATSTVFVAIVSEWLVHGVQHVSQSMGWSELFVGAFVIAIIGNAAEHSAALLLAMKGRIGAAVEIAIGSSLQIALFVAPTLVLVSLLLGKPMDIVFTPYELAAIGVATFITISITKDGATNWFEGVLLLTVYIILGTAFFFA